The following proteins come from a genomic window of Chaetodon auriga isolate fChaAug3 chromosome 16, fChaAug3.hap1, whole genome shotgun sequence:
- the socs1a gene encoding suppressor of cytokine signaling 1a: MVADSTVEGHDKTRLSSSSSSSSSSSSSSLSSSSSLSSSSSLSSSSSLSSSSSLSSSLAGHELALSPHRTESEQLQRREAPGPKISIPSSYLTHFPTFSCQEDCNIITDTASKLERSSFYWGPLGVEDAHRMLRDAPLGSFLIRDSRQKDVFFTLSYHAKSGPVSVRISYNRQKFSLAGNERSFPTLFALLEYYINSPKKSLSVPYRKWQPTLQELCRKHIMELCGGGSRVSELPLTHVAQDFLLEFPYKL; the protein is encoded by the coding sequence ATGGTAGCCGACAGCACAGTGGAAGGCCATGACAAGACCCGCTTGTCAAGCTCGTCGTCCTCATCGTCctcgtcatcatcctcatccttgtcttcatcatcgtccttgtcctcctcctcctccttgtcttcgtcctcctccttgtcctcgtcctcctcgctGTCGTCATCGCTGGCCGGGCACGAGCTCGCTCTCAGCCCTCACCGCACAGAGTCGGAGCAGCTTCAGCGTCGGGAAGCTCCGGGTCCAAAGATATCCATCCCCTCCTCGTATCTGACCCACTTCCCCACCTTCTCCTGCCAGGAGGACTGCAACATCATCACAGACACAGCGTCCAAGCTCGAGCGCAGCAGCTTCTACTGGGGCCCTCTGGGAGTGGAGGACGCCCACCGCATGCTGCGGGACGCTCCACTGGGAAGCTTCCTCATCCGCGACAGCCGGCAGAAGGACGTCTTCTTCACGCTGTCCTACCACGCCAAAAGCGGGCCGGTCAGTGTGCGCATCAGCTACAATCGGCAAAAGTTCTCACTGGCGGGGAACGAGCGCTCCTTCCCAACACTCTTTGCCCTCTTGGAGTATTACATCAACTCTCCCAAGAAGAGCCTGAGTGTCCCCTACAGGAAATGGCAGCCAACGCTGCAGGAGCTGTGCAGGAAGCACATCATGGAGCTGTGTGGTGGAGGAAGCCGGGTCTCAGAGCTGCCTCTCACCCACGTTGCCCAAGACTTCCTCTTGGAATTCCCTTACAAACTATAA